One part of the Haliotis asinina isolate JCU_RB_2024 chromosome 2, JCU_Hal_asi_v2, whole genome shotgun sequence genome encodes these proteins:
- the LOC137272220 gene encoding alpha-1,3-mannosyl-glycoprotein 4-beta-N-acetylglucosaminyltransferase C-like, producing MLIRRWPRCSVRHWLLIIIMTFTFTSLLWTFPPKTTSCSSANGWILDDNNSARRYTQPREHTWAEAISVVGKPRLQKGFLTIGIPTVCRENGTYLLSTLQSLIDHSSETERRKTTVVVSVNDHNATYISELKHALADEFSTYILNGFIHVITPPDSYYPPLNSLRSTFGDSEYRVRWRSKQNLDYAFLMNYAKDLSEYYLQLEDDVTAAEGYVQKIGSYIQERKHPWTMLDFSVMGYIGKLYKSIDIPKLANLLRSFYNEQPCDFLLLHFLNLMLQKKRFVRIPTLFNHVGYHSSLSNTTRDMVDVYFEGRVKKHKGDNPPAKLYSTIDTFEDNYISMAYNKSNTGRFFWGRNPNAGDTITVIFDGPQNISGVAIETGHFADPERDRAHGAILEYGRRYTALVKPPSCIPLAVIGVFVGGRLDYRNGTISDVQCLQIRLTEKHKQWLIVKEIAVFLKTL from the exons ATGCTTATTCGACGTTGGCCACGATGCAGCGTCAGACACTGGCTGCTGATCATCATAATGACGTTCACGTTCACATCGTTACTCTGGACATTTCCGCCTAAGACTACCTCCTGCTCTTCCGCAAATG GCTGGATACTGGACGACAACAACTCAGCGAGACGTTACACG CAACCGCGAGAACACACCTGGGCTGAAGCCATTTCAGTTGTTGGGAAACCGAGACTGCAGAAAG GTTTCCTAACGATTGGAATACCAACAGTGTGTAGAGAAAATGGAACATACCTCTTGTCAACTTTACAGTCACTGATCGACCACAGCTCTGAAACCGAACGCCGGAAAACaactgttgttgtttctgtgaACGATCACAACGCCACCTATATATCGGAATTGAAACATGCTCTCGCTGATGAGTTTTCTACATATATTCTAAACGGATTTATTCACGTGATAACACCACCGGATAGTTACTACCCGCCTCTAAACTCACTGAGATCAACATTCGGAGATTCAGAATACAGAGTCAGGTGGAGGTCAAAACAGAATCTTGACTATGCATTTTTAATGAACTATGCCAAAGATTTATCAGAGTATTACTTGCAGTTGGAGGATGACGTCACAGCCGCGGAAGGATACGTACAAAAAATAGGGTCGTACATTCAAGAGCGGAAGCACCCGTGGACGATGCTGGACTTTTCAGTCATGGGTTATATTGGAAAACTTTACAAGAGTATTGATATTCCCAAATTGGCAAACCTCTTGCGATCTTTCTACAACGAACAGCCATGTGACTTCTTGTTGTTGCATTTTCTGAATTTGATGTTACAAAAGAAACGATTTGTAAGAATTCCGACGCTGTTTAATCACGTGGGTTATCATTCCTCATTGAGTAATACGACCCGTGATATGGTGGATGTGTACTTTGAAGGTCGTGTTAAAAaacacaagggagataatccaccAGCTAAGTTGTATTCCACTATAGACACATTTGAAGACAATTATATAAGCATGGCTTATAACAAATCAAACACAGGGAGATTTTTCTGGGGACGAAACCCCAATGCTGGAGATACAATTACTGTAATATTTGATGGTCCTCAGAATATAAGTGGTGTTGCCATAGAAACGGGTCATTTCGCTGATCCGGAAAGAGACCGGGCACATGGTGCCATTTTGGAATATGGTAGGCGGTATACTGCTTTGGTGAAACCGCCATCTTGTATTCCTCTTGCTGTGATAGGAGTATTTGTGGGAGGCCGCCTTGATTATCGCAACGGAACCATTTCAGATGTACAGTGTTTACAGATAAGGCTTACCGAGAAGCACAAACAATGGCTGATAGTGAAGGAAATCGCTGTGTTCCTGAAAACGTTATAG